The proteins below are encoded in one region of Candidatus Epulonipiscium sp.:
- a CDS encoding Nif3-like dinuclear metal center hexameric protein has protein sequence MSIKCNIIIKELNKLAPDGLAEEWDNVGLIIGDMEAEIHTILIALDAIPEVIDEAIKVKADLIITHHPLIFKPIKSIRKDMALGRSIYKLIQNNIGIYSAHTNLDSAFGGTNDTLAKILELENLSVLSENHLHSSNEEYIQGMGRIGTLKRTSTLKEYGELVKNKLGLSNIKLVGNESSIISKVAITTGSGMSYLKDAVNKKADLFITGDIKYHEAQQALEMGITLIDAGHYGTENIIVPVIKQYLKKLQNEHSGLNIKTSQINGDPFKVI, from the coding sequence ATGTCTATAAAATGCAATATTATTATTAAAGAATTAAATAAATTAGCTCCCGATGGTTTGGCAGAAGAATGGGATAATGTAGGGCTAATAATTGGAGATATGGAAGCAGAAATTCATACGATTTTGATAGCCCTCGATGCCATACCGGAAGTTATTGATGAGGCAATCAAAGTAAAAGCGGATTTAATCATTACCCATCATCCACTTATTTTTAAACCTATAAAATCTATTAGAAAGGATATGGCTTTAGGTAGAAGTATATACAAGTTAATTCAAAATAATATTGGGATATATTCGGCCCATACCAACTTAGATAGTGCATTTGGAGGAACCAATGATACATTGGCCAAAATCCTTGAATTAGAGAACCTGTCGGTTTTATCAGAAAATCATTTGCATAGTTCCAATGAAGAATATATACAGGGTATGGGGAGAATAGGAACTTTAAAAAGAACCTCTACATTAAAGGAATATGGTGAACTTGTTAAAAATAAGTTGGGCCTTTCAAACATAAAATTAGTAGGGAATGAAAGTAGTATAATAAGTAAGGTTGCAATAACTACCGGAAGTGGTATGTCATATCTAAAGGATGCTGTAAATAAAAAAGCAGATTTGTTTATAACAGGAGATATCAAATACCACGAGGCGCAACAGGCATTAGAAATGGGAATTACGCTTATTGACGCTGGACATTATGGAACGGAAAATATAATTGTACCCGTTATTAAACAATATTTAAAAAAGCTTCAAAACGAACATTCAGGATTAAAT
- a CDS encoding SAM-dependent methyltransferase: MKLSKRLYAIASKVPKGSVIADIGTDHGYIPIYLFKEGIIEKAIATDINQGPLNKAAKNIKQHKCEKAIEIRLGNGLEKVNPKEADTLIIAGMGGMLIIDILNQNPRVVETTKRIILQPQLDQKELRKYLHRIHFKIIHEDIIWEENKYYWVIISEPGNEQYDDEMYYTFGKVPIENKNPILTKYIKEQLLKSQKVLEQLNKTKTDNTYKRIQEVNKEIKDYKKVLKCL; this comes from the coding sequence ATGAAATTGTCAAAAAGGCTATATGCCATTGCAAGTAAGGTTCCCAAAGGAAGTGTAATTGCTGATATCGGGACGGACCATGGCTACATACCTATTTACTTATTTAAAGAAGGAATTATTGAAAAAGCTATTGCCACGGATATTAATCAAGGACCTCTAAATAAAGCAGCAAAAAACATTAAACAACATAAATGCGAAAAAGCCATCGAAATAAGGCTGGGAAATGGTTTGGAAAAAGTCAATCCCAAAGAAGCAGATACCCTCATTATAGCCGGAATGGGTGGGATGCTCATTATCGACATATTAAATCAAAACCCTAGGGTTGTAGAAACAACAAAACGAATTATACTCCAGCCCCAATTAGACCAAAAAGAATTAAGAAAATACTTACATAGAATTCATTTTAAGATTATTCATGAGGATATTATATGGGAAGAAAATAAATATTATTGGGTGATTATCTCAGAACCGGGCAATGAACAATATGACGATGAAATGTACTATACATTTGGTAAGGTACCCATAGAAAATAAAAACCCTATATTAACAAAATATATAAAAGAGCAGCTTTTAAAATCTCAAAAAGTTTTGGAACAATTAAACAAAACGAAAACAGATAATACATATAAACGCATACAAGAGGTAAATAAAGAGATAAAGGATTATAAGAAGGTGCTAAAATGTCTATAA
- the rpoD gene encoding RNA polymerase sigma factor RpoD produces the protein MKTSEQAKFLTRVKELVALGKQKKGVLEYKEIMDHFSDMELEPERIEKIYEYLERQSIDVLGNIEEEEEEEEENELDLSLPEGINIDDPVRMYLKEIGKVSLLTAEEEIDLAKRMEAGEEEAKRKLAEANLRLVVSIAKRYVGRGMLFLDLIQEGNLGLIKAVEKFDYRKGYKFSTYATWWIRQAITRAIADQARTIRIPVHMVETINKLIRISRQLLQELGREPQPEEIAKEMGMPVAKVREIMKIAQEPVSLETPIGEEEDSHLGDFIPDEDVPVPSEAAAFTLLKEQLIDVLDTLTEREQKVLRLRFGLDDGRARTLEEVGKEFNVTRERIRQIEAKALRKLRHPSRSKKLKDYLE, from the coding sequence GTGAAAACAAGCGAACAAGCCAAATTTTTGACCCGTGTGAAGGAATTGGTCGCATTAGGTAAACAAAAAAAGGGTGTGCTCGAATATAAAGAGATTATGGACCATTTTTCCGATATGGAATTGGAGCCCGAACGAATTGAAAAAATTTATGAATACCTTGAAAGACAAAGCATTGACGTACTAGGCAATATCGAAGAAGAGGAAGAAGAAGAAGAAGAAAACGAACTGGATTTAAGTCTTCCAGAAGGAATAAATATCGATGACCCCGTACGTATGTACTTAAAGGAAATAGGAAAAGTATCCCTTCTTACAGCAGAAGAAGAAATAGATTTGGCAAAAAGAATGGAAGCAGGGGAAGAAGAGGCAAAAAGAAAATTAGCAGAGGCCAACCTTAGATTGGTTGTTAGTATTGCAAAGAGATATGTTGGCCGAGGAATGTTATTTCTAGATTTAATTCAAGAAGGTAATCTAGGGCTTATTAAAGCTGTAGAAAAGTTCGATTATCGTAAGGGCTATAAATTCAGCACATATGCAACATGGTGGATTCGCCAAGCCATTACAAGGGCTATCGCAGATCAGGCCAGGACTATTCGCATACCTGTTCATATGGTTGAAACAATCAATAAATTGATTCGTATTTCTAGACAACTTCTTCAGGAATTAGGCCGTGAGCCGCAGCCCGAAGAAATTGCAAAAGAAATGGGTATGCCCGTAGCCAAAGTTCGTGAAATCATGAAGATTGCTCAAGAGCCGGTTTCCTTAGAAACACCTATAGGAGAAGAGGAAGATAGTCATTTAGGGGATTTTATCCCTGATGAAGATGTGCCGGTTCCATCAGAGGCAGCTGCATTCACCCTTTTAAAAGAACAATTAATAGATGTTTTAGATACCCTAACTGAAAGAGAGCAGAAAGTTCTTAGACTAAGATTTGGTCTAGATGATGGTAGGGCAAGAACATTAGAGGAAGTCGGTAAAGAGTTTAATGTTACTAGGGAACGTATCCGACAAATAGAAGCCAAGGCTTTAAGAAAATTAAGGCATCCCAGTAGGAGTAAAAAATTAAAAGATTATTTGGAATAG
- a CDS encoding DNA primase, with the protein MYYSEDIIEEVRNQNDLVDVVSEYVRIQKKGSSYFGLCPFHNEDTPSFSVSPDKQMYYCFGCQAGGNIFTFIMQMENFGFVEAIRYLADRANIHLPEADYSEEVRKRIDEKKQLINIHKESAKYFYANLRSSRGQAALNYLIKREIKENIQKLFGIGYSNTDFDDLYQYLLYKGYSEKLVLKSGLIIPKKSGDGYIDRFRNRIMFPIFDVHNQIIGFGGRVLDDRLPKYMNSPETPLFDKSKSLYSLNYARVSRQSQILIVEGYMDVISLYQAGFTNVTASLGTAFTYQHAALLKRYTGEVVLIYDSDNAGTKAALRAIPILSSVGLKVRVMQVPGEKDPDDFIKQNGPDAFKKLLDNAMGAVMFQVQLLKTKYNTEDTEQKIQFTKEVAKIISKLDNSIERDAYLQEITKDTGISTKAITDEVNNNRKILKNEKLNIYRKPQGVKTESKNNVKSQRGRGSGETNGLYKAQLNILHIISSNPSIYQKIKPHLSYFDFSDPILKKAAQLIYEQYDKGMKIQPATIINYFEDLKEQQQISLIFREEKSNNQDYDVEKAINDQIKLIKRANIDIRSRTTTDIYEIQSLIEQKKQLERLYINIISG; encoded by the coding sequence ATGTATTATTCAGAGGATATTATAGAAGAAGTACGAAACCAAAATGATTTGGTTGATGTAGTTTCTGAATATGTAAGGATACAAAAAAAAGGTAGTTCCTACTTTGGTTTATGTCCATTTCATAATGAAGATACACCTTCATTTTCAGTTAGTCCTGATAAGCAAATGTATTATTGCTTTGGATGCCAAGCGGGAGGTAATATATTTACTTTTATTATGCAAATGGAAAACTTCGGTTTTGTAGAAGCCATAAGGTACTTAGCAGATAGGGCTAATATTCACTTACCTGAGGCAGATTATTCCGAAGAGGTTAGGAAAAGGATAGATGAAAAAAAACAGCTTATTAACATACATAAAGAATCTGCCAAATATTTTTATGCTAACTTACGTTCTTCTAGAGGACAAGCAGCCCTGAATTACCTGATAAAGAGGGAAATAAAAGAAAACATCCAAAAGTTGTTTGGGATTGGATATTCAAATACTGATTTTGACGATTTATATCAATATTTATTATATAAAGGATATAGTGAGAAGTTAGTCTTAAAAAGTGGATTGATTATACCTAAAAAATCCGGCGATGGATATATTGATAGATTTAGAAATAGGATTATGTTTCCTATTTTTGATGTTCATAATCAGATCATTGGCTTTGGGGGGAGAGTATTAGATGATAGGTTGCCTAAATATATGAATTCCCCCGAAACCCCTTTATTTGATAAAAGTAAAAGTTTATACAGCTTGAACTATGCAAGGGTTTCTAGGCAAAGTCAAATATTGATTGTTGAGGGGTATATGGATGTTATCTCTTTATATCAGGCTGGGTTTACGAATGTTACAGCATCCTTAGGAACGGCATTCACATATCAACATGCAGCTTTATTAAAAAGATACACCGGTGAAGTTGTTTTGATTTATGATAGTGACAATGCTGGGACAAAGGCAGCCCTAAGGGCAATACCCATATTATCCTCCGTGGGATTAAAAGTACGGGTTATGCAGGTTCCCGGGGAAAAGGATCCGGATGATTTTATCAAACAAAATGGACCAGATGCCTTTAAAAAATTACTTGATAATGCAATGGGAGCCGTTATGTTTCAAGTACAGTTACTAAAAACCAAATACAATACTGAAGATACCGAACAAAAGATACAGTTTACAAAGGAAGTAGCAAAAATAATATCAAAATTAGATAATTCCATAGAAAGAGATGCATACCTACAGGAAATAACAAAGGATACGGGAATTTCTACAAAAGCTATTACCGATGAAGTAAATAATAATAGGAAGATATTAAAAAATGAAAAGCTTAATATATATAGGAAACCACAAGGTGTAAAAACAGAATCTAAAAATAATGTTAAAAGCCAACGGGGTAGAGGTTCGGGTGAAACGAATGGTTTATATAAGGCTCAACTAAACATATTGCATATTATTAGTTCAAATCCATCGATTTATCAAAAGATTAAACCCCATTTATCATATTTTGATTTTAGCGACCCTATATTAAAAAAAGCAGCTCAATTGATTTATGAGCAGTATGATAAAGGAATGAAAATACAGCCTGCCACTATTATTAATTACTTTGAAGATTTAAAAGAACAACAACAAATATCCTTAATATTTAGAGAAGAAAAAAGCAATAATCAGGATTATGATGTAGAAAAAGCCATCAATGATCAGATAAAACTTATTAAAAGAGCTAATATCGACATAAGAAGTAGAACTACTACAGATATCTATGAGATACAATCTCTTATTGAACAGAAAAAGCAGCTGGAAAGGTTGTATATTAACATTATAAGTGGTTAA
- a CDS encoding YaiI/YqxD family protein produces the protein MRIIVDGDSCPVIGIIDEIAKSYDLDVILFCSYCHVPKERLNIEYCIVDSEPQAVDLAIINCIKEQDVIVTQDYGLASLILSKGAKAISPKGNIYTNEEIDILLFNRYINSEIRRSGGRTKGPNKRTKKDDEKFKRNLKKLIEIKL, from the coding sequence ATGAGAATTATTGTAGATGGAGATAGCTGCCCTGTAATAGGGATAATCGATGAAATAGCAAAAAGCTATGATTTAGATGTGATTTTATTTTGTAGCTACTGTCATGTGCCCAAAGAGAGGCTTAATATAGAATATTGTATAGTGGATTCAGAACCTCAGGCAGTTGATTTAGCCATTATTAATTGCATTAAAGAACAAGATGTTATCGTTACCCAGGATTATGGCTTGGCATCTCTTATCTTATCTAAGGGGGCAAAAGCGATATCTCCTAAGGGCAATATCTATACCAATGAAGAAATAGATATCTTATTATTTAACAGGTATATTAATAGTGAAATAAGAAGAAGTGGGGGCCGTACCAAGGGCCCAAATAAAAGAACAAAAAAAGATGATGAGAAATTTAAAAGAAATCTAAAAAAACTCATCGAAATAAAGTTATAA
- a CDS encoding deoxyguanosinetriphosphate triphosphohydrolase, whose amino-acid sequence MLIREIQEEREQNLLSPYAAKSKETQGRTIPKSKCDIRTEFQRDRDRILHCKTFRRLKHKTQVFISPEGDHYRTRLTHTLEVSQIARTIARALSLNEDLTEAIALGHDLGHTPFGHAGESILNEVCPMGFKHYEQSLRVIELLERDGNGLNLTLEVRDGIINHTSKGKPHTLEGKVVQLSDIIAYINHDIDDAIRGRIIREEEIPRDCIEVLGKTFGERIDIMITDIIVNSLNKPDIIMSQEVEKSMKKLRKYMFEHVYIGSKAKKEEEKAQYILKQLYFYFVKNPNSIPKEFYAIYKTEKEDQEKIICDYIAGMTDRYAIKKYCELYVPSSWNIY is encoded by the coding sequence TTGCTTATTAGAGAAATCCAAGAAGAAAGAGAGCAGAATTTATTAAGCCCCTATGCAGCAAAAAGTAAAGAAACCCAAGGAAGGACAATACCAAAGTCAAAATGTGATATTCGAACGGAATTTCAAAGGGATAGGGACAGGATATTACACTGTAAAACCTTTAGACGTTTAAAACATAAGACCCAAGTATTTATTTCTCCTGAAGGTGACCACTATCGCACAAGGCTTACTCATACTCTGGAGGTTTCTCAAATCGCTAGGACCATAGCAAGGGCCCTTTCTTTAAATGAAGATTTAACAGAAGCAATAGCCCTAGGGCATGACCTTGGTCATACTCCCTTTGGCCATGCAGGAGAAAGCATATTAAATGAAGTATGCCCCATGGGATTTAAACATTATGAACAAAGTCTTCGGGTGATTGAGTTGCTTGAAAGAGATGGGAATGGGTTAAACCTTACCCTAGAAGTTAGAGATGGTATTATCAATCATACCTCAAAGGGGAAACCCCATACCCTAGAAGGAAAAGTTGTTCAACTTTCTGATATAATAGCATACATAAATCATGATATAGATGACGCCATAAGAGGCAGGATAATAAGAGAAGAAGAAATTCCAAGGGATTGTATAGAAGTTTTGGGGAAGACCTTTGGGGAAAGAATAGATATAATGATTACAGATATCATAGTAAACAGCCTAAATAAACCAGATATTATTATGAGCCAAGAAGTGGAAAAAAGCATGAAAAAGCTTAGGAAATATATGTTTGAACATGTGTACATCGGCTCTAAGGCAAAAAAGGAAGAAGAAAAAGCACAATATATTTTAAAACAGCTTTATTTTTATTTTGTTAAAAACCCCAACAGTATTCCAAAGGAATTTTATGCAATCTATAAGACAGAAAAAGAAGATCAAGAGAAGATTATTTGTGATTATATAGCGGGTATGACAGATAGATATGCCATAAAAAAATATTGCGAATTATATGTACCATCATCATGGAATATCTATTAG
- a CDS encoding pyruvate, phosphate dikinase, with the protein MSKKFVYMFSEGDASMKNLLGGKGANLAEMTKLGLPIPQGFTVSTEACNEYYNNEEKISDEIVKQIQESLVKLEEISGKKFGDTENPLLLSVRSGARASMPGMMDTILNLGLNDKAVEGFAKATGNPRFAYDSYRRFIQMFADVVMDIPRAKFEKVLEDIKESKGIELDTDLTAEDMKNVVSGFERVYKEEKGEGFPQDPKEQLMASITAVFRSWNNPRAIIYRRMNDIPASWGTAVNVQMMVFGNMGEESGTGVAFTRNPATGEKAIYGEYLINAQGEDVVAGIRTPKPIKVLHEDMPEVYDQFMEIAQGLENHYKDMQDMEFTIENKKLYFLQTRNGKRTAGAALKIAVDLVAEGLITEKEALLKVDPKQLDQLLHPAFDEKALKAAIPIGKGLPASPGAGAGKVYFTAETAKAAKEAGERVILVRVETSPEDIEGMAASSGILTARGGMTSHAAVVARGMGICCVSGLGEVKINEEERNFTLGGKSFNEGDYISLDGSTGNVYGEDIHTVEPEISGDFAKFMTWADKARTLKIRTNADTPKDAKVALEFGAEGIGLTRTEHMFFDEDRIPKVRRMILSKTEADRRKALEELLPVQREDFIGIYEAMEGRPVTVRLLDPPLHEFLPQADEDIKALAKDMGVSFEELKGTVESLHEFNPMMGHRGCRLAVSYPEIAEMQARAIIEAAVAVKKNKGYDIVPEIMIPLIGEVKELEYVKSVVVKTADEVIKESGMDLKYQVGTMIEIPRATVTADEIAKEAEFFSFGTNDLTQMTFGFSRDDAGKFLEDYYAKQIYEFDPFARIDQTGVGALIEIAVEKGRKTRPNIKLGICGEHGGDPSSIEFCHKLGLDYVSCSPFRVPIARLAAAQAAVSDGDNLGQK; encoded by the coding sequence ATGAGCAAAAAATTTGTTTATATGTTCAGTGAAGGGGATGCATCCATGAAAAACCTACTTGGAGGTAAGGGTGCAAACTTAGCTGAAATGACTAAACTAGGACTTCCTATTCCACAGGGGTTCACTGTTTCCACAGAAGCATGTAACGAATATTATAATAATGAAGAAAAGATTTCCGATGAGATCGTAAAACAAATTCAAGAATCCTTAGTAAAATTAGAGGAAATTTCAGGTAAAAAGTTTGGCGATACAGAGAACCCTTTACTCCTATCAGTTCGCTCAGGAGCAAGAGCATCCATGCCTGGTATGATGGATACAATCCTAAACTTAGGTTTAAATGATAAGGCTGTTGAAGGATTTGCAAAGGCTACAGGAAACCCACGTTTTGCTTATGACTCTTATAGAAGATTTATCCAAATGTTTGCAGATGTTGTTATGGATATTCCTAGGGCAAAATTTGAAAAAGTCCTCGAAGATATCAAAGAATCAAAGGGTATCGAACTGGATACAGATTTAACAGCGGAAGATATGAAAAATGTTGTTTCCGGATTTGAAAGAGTTTATAAAGAAGAAAAGGGAGAAGGATTCCCACAGGACCCCAAAGAACAATTAATGGCATCCATTACCGCTGTATTCCGTTCTTGGAATAACCCCCGTGCTATCATATATAGAAGAATGAACGATATTCCTGCTAGCTGGGGAACAGCTGTTAACGTTCAAATGATGGTATTTGGAAACATGGGAGAAGAATCCGGTACAGGAGTTGCCTTTACAAGAAACCCTGCTACAGGAGAAAAAGCAATCTATGGGGAATACCTAATCAACGCGCAAGGAGAAGACGTTGTTGCTGGTATCCGTACGCCAAAACCAATTAAAGTTTTACATGAAGATATGCCAGAAGTTTATGATCAATTTATGGAAATAGCTCAAGGTCTTGAAAATCACTACAAAGATATGCAGGACATGGAGTTTACCATTGAAAATAAAAAATTATACTTCCTTCAAACCCGTAATGGTAAGAGAACAGCAGGTGCAGCATTAAAAATTGCAGTTGACTTAGTTGCGGAAGGACTCATTACAGAAAAAGAAGCGCTATTAAAAGTAGATCCAAAGCAATTAGACCAATTACTTCATCCAGCATTTGATGAAAAGGCTCTAAAAGCTGCTATTCCAATTGGAAAAGGACTTCCAGCATCACCGGGTGCAGGAGCAGGTAAAGTATACTTTACTGCTGAAACTGCAAAAGCTGCAAAGGAAGCCGGAGAGAGAGTTATACTAGTTCGTGTTGAAACATCCCCAGAGGATATTGAAGGTATGGCAGCATCTAGTGGTATCTTAACAGCCCGTGGAGGAATGACTTCCCATGCAGCTGTAGTAGCTAGAGGTATGGGTATTTGCTGTGTATCTGGACTTGGAGAAGTTAAAATTAACGAGGAAGAAAGAAATTTCACCTTAGGTGGCAAAAGTTTCAATGAAGGGGATTATATTTCCCTAGATGGTTCAACAGGTAATGTTTATGGAGAAGATATCCATACTGTAGAACCAGAAATATCTGGAGATTTTGCTAAATTTATGACATGGGCTGATAAAGCTAGAACCCTTAAAATCAGAACCAATGCTGATACACCAAAGGATGCAAAAGTTGCATTAGAATTTGGTGCAGAAGGTATCGGATTAACCCGTACAGAGCATATGTTCTTTGATGAAGATAGAATTCCTAAAGTACGTAGGATGATTCTTTCTAAGACAGAAGCAGATAGAAGAAAAGCATTAGAAGAATTACTTCCGGTTCAAAGAGAGGATTTCATCGGAATTTATGAAGCTATGGAAGGACGCCCAGTGACTGTACGTCTTCTTGACCCACCACTCCATGAATTCTTACCTCAAGCAGATGAAGATATTAAAGCATTAGCTAAGGATATGGGAGTAAGTTTCGAAGAGTTAAAGGGAACAGTTGAATCTCTTCATGAATTCAACCCAATGATGGGTCACCGTGGATGTCGTTTAGCTGTATCCTATCCTGAAATCGCAGAAATGCAGGCAAGAGCAATAATTGAAGCTGCAGTAGCTGTTAAGAAAAACAAAGGATATGATATCGTACCTGAAATAATGATTCCATTAATTGGAGAAGTAAAAGAACTAGAATATGTTAAATCCGTTGTTGTAAAAACAGCTGATGAAGTAATTAAAGAATCAGGAATGGATTTAAAATATCAAGTAGGTACTATGATTGAGATTCCAAGGGCTACCGTAACCGCGGATGAAATCGCAAAAGAAGCAGAATTCTTCTCCTTTGGTACCAATGACTTAACACAAATGACCTTCGGATTCTCACGTGATGATGCAGGTAAATTCTTAGAAGATTACTATGCAAAGCAAATTTATGAATTTGATCCATTTGCTAGAATCGATCAAACAGGAGTAGGAGCTTTAATCGAAATAGCTGTTGAAAAAGGCCGTAAGACAAGACCAAATATCAAACTAGGAATTTGTGGAGAACATGGTGGAGACCCATCATCTATCGAATTCTGTCATAAACTTGGACTTGATTATGTATCCTGTTCACCATTCCGTGTTCCTATTGCAAGATTGGCAGCAGCACAGGCAGCTGTAAGCGATGGCGATAACCTTGGTCAAAAATAA
- a CDS encoding glycine--tRNA ligase, translating into MKKTMEQVVALAKNRGFVYPGSDIYGGLSNTWDYGPLGVELKNNIKNAWWKKFVQGNPYNVGVDCAILMNPQVWMASGHIQGFNDPLMDCKECKERFRADQLIENYMKENNIELSVDGWEHSKMKDYIDENKISCPNCGAHNFTDIRQFNLMFKTFQGVTEDSKNAVYLRPETAQGIFVNFKNVQRTTRKKIPFGIGQVGKSFRNEITPGNFTFRTREFEQMELQFFCEPGKDLEWFEYWKNFCVNWLISLGIQEENMRIRPHSPEELSHYSKATSDIEFLFPFGWGELWGIAARSDYDLKQHQEHSGEDMSYFDPNTQEKYIPYCVEPSLGADRVTLAFLCEAYNEEKVGENDIRTVLKFHPAIAPIKAAILPLSKKLSDSAYKIYEKLLESFSVDYDESGSIGKRYRRQDEIGTPFCITYDFDSEEDYSVTIRNRDTMEQERVKIDGLEEYLRGKMSF; encoded by the coding sequence ATGAAAAAGACTATGGAACAAGTTGTAGCCTTAGCAAAGAACAGAGGTTTTGTTTATCCAGGGTCGGATATTTATGGAGGGTTATCCAACACATGGGATTATGGTCCTTTAGGAGTCGAATTAAAAAATAATATTAAGAATGCTTGGTGGAAAAAATTCGTACAGGGAAACCCTTATAACGTGGGAGTGGATTGTGCAATTTTAATGAATCCCCAAGTATGGATGGCATCTGGTCATATTCAAGGTTTTAATGACCCCCTTATGGATTGTAAAGAATGTAAAGAAAGATTTAGAGCAGATCAACTTATTGAAAATTATATGAAAGAAAATAATATAGAGCTTTCTGTAGATGGGTGGGAGCATTCAAAGATGAAAGACTATATTGATGAAAATAAAATTAGCTGCCCAAATTGTGGGGCCCATAATTTTACGGATATAAGGCAGTTTAACCTTATGTTTAAAACCTTTCAGGGAGTAACGGAAGACTCCAAAAATGCGGTGTATTTAAGACCAGAAACAGCCCAAGGAATTTTTGTTAATTTTAAAAATGTACAAAGAACCACTAGAAAGAAAATACCTTTTGGTATAGGACAGGTTGGGAAATCCTTCAGAAATGAAATAACTCCGGGAAACTTTACATTCCGAACAAGGGAATTTGAACAAATGGAATTACAATTTTTCTGTGAACCTGGGAAGGACTTGGAGTGGTTCGAGTATTGGAAGAACTTTTGTGTTAACTGGTTAATTTCATTGGGCATTCAAGAAGAAAATATGCGAATCAGGCCTCATTCACCTGAAGAATTATCCCATTATAGCAAGGCCACTTCTGATATTGAATTTCTATTTCCATTTGGATGGGGGGAACTTTGGGGCATAGCAGCTAGATCTGATTATGATTTAAAACAGCATCAAGAGCACTCTGGGGAAGATATGTCTTATTTTGATCCTAATACCCAAGAAAAATATATTCCATATTGTGTTGAACCGTCCCTAGGGGCAGATAGAGTGACCTTAGCATTCCTTTGTGAAGCTTATAATGAGGAAAAAGTAGGGGAGAATGATATAAGAACAGTATTAAAATTCCACCCTGCAATTGCGCCGATTAAGGCAGCAATTTTGCCACTTTCTAAAAAACTTTCAGATTCTGCGTATAAAATATATGAAAAGTTGTTAGAATCATTTAGTGTAGACTATGATGAAAGCGGCAGCATAGGCAAAAGATATAGAAGACAAGATGAAATAGGAACGCCATTTTGTATAACTTATGATTTTGATTCAGAAGAAGACTACTCCGTTACCATCAGAAACCGTGATACAATGGAGCAAGAAAGAGTAAAAATTGATGGTTTAGAAGAGTATTTACGGGGTAAAATGAGTTTCTAA
- the recO gene encoding DNA repair protein RecO, with amino-acid sequence MEHIKTKGIILKEIHIGEADKILKIFTKDKGKISVSAKGARKHKSRLSAGTQLFSYSDFLIYAGRNYNIIQQLQVIETFHGIREDIIKLTYASYFLELLDGVTQEGETNEELLLLTLKTLVVLEKTTRNPRLIARIYELRLMSIIGYMPEITQCVNCGIEKGIGSFNTRLGGVLCNSCSTRDSYTYKMSITTWYTIWYIVTSDLKELFQFNVDESILEELEKITKSYLTYHIEKRFKTLDFLKEVETFYN; translated from the coding sequence ATGGAACATATTAAGACAAAAGGCATCATATTAAAAGAAATTCATATAGGTGAAGCAGATAAAATTCTTAAGATTTTTACAAAAGATAAAGGAAAAATTTCCGTCTCTGCAAAGGGAGCAAGAAAACATAAAAGTCGTTTATCAGCAGGAACACAGTTGTTTTCCTACTCAGATTTTTTAATTTATGCAGGTAGAAATTATAATATCATTCAACAGCTTCAGGTTATTGAAACATTTCACGGCATACGGGAGGATATCATTAAATTGACATATGCCTCCTATTTTTTAGAGCTTTTAGATGGAGTAACACAGGAAGGAGAAACAAATGAAGAATTGCTTTTATTGACTTTAAAAACTCTAGTAGTTTTGGAAAAAACTACACGAAACCCAAGATTGATTGCAAGAATATATGAATTAAGGTTAATGTCTATAATAGGATACATGCCTGAAATAACCCAATGCGTAAATTGCGGCATAGAAAAAGGTATAGGTAGTTTTAATACAAGGCTTGGGGGAGTATTATGTAATAGTTGTTCTACCAGAGATTCTTATACTTATAAGATGTCTATAACTACTTGGTATACTATCTGGTACATAGTTACTTCTGATTTGAAAGAGTTGTTTCAATTTAATGTAGATGAGAGTATATTAGAAGAGTTAGAGAAAATCACTAAGAGTTATTTAACATATCATATAGAAAAACGATTTAAGACCCTAGATTTTTTAAAAGAAGTTGAAACATTTTATAATTAA